In Citrobacter sp. RHB25-C09, the following proteins share a genomic window:
- the coaE gene encoding dephospho-CoA kinase (Dephospho-CoA kinase (CoaE) performs the final step in coenzyme A biosynthesis.) produces the protein MRYTVALTGGIGSGKSTVANAFADLGIHITDADIIARQVVEPGKPALKSIADHFGPELIAADGTLERKMLRERIFAHPEEKAWLEALLHPLIQQETQRQFQQATSPYVLWVVPLLVENALYTKANRVLVVDVSPQTQLSRTMLRDDVTREHVEQILAAQATREARLAVADDVINNNGTPDSIMSDVARLHALYLQLASQFVLQEKP, from the coding sequence ACCGTTGCGAACGCATTTGCTGACCTCGGAATTCATATAACAGACGCCGATATTATTGCCCGCCAGGTCGTCGAACCGGGTAAACCTGCCCTGAAGTCCATCGCCGATCATTTTGGCCCGGAACTGATTGCCGCTGACGGCACACTTGAGCGGAAAATGCTTCGCGAGCGAATATTCGCTCATCCAGAGGAGAAAGCCTGGCTCGAAGCGTTGCTGCACCCTCTCATTCAGCAGGAAACCCAGCGTCAATTTCAGCAGGCTACCTCGCCTTATGTCTTGTGGGTGGTACCGCTATTGGTTGAAAACGCACTCTATACCAAAGCCAATCGCGTGCTGGTGGTAGATGTCTCGCCTCAAACGCAGCTTTCCAGAACCATGCTTCGCGATGATGTCACCCGTGAACATGTTGAACAGATTCTCGCTGCCCAGGCGACGCGTGAAGCGCGCCTTGCCGTGGCAGACGATGTTATTAATAACAATGGCACACCAGACAGTATCATGTCGGATGTCGCCCGCTTGCACGCCCTCTATCTCCAGTTGGCGTCGCAGTTTGTCTTACAGGAAAAACCGTAA
- the yacG gene encoding DNA gyrase inhibitor YacG, whose amino-acid sequence MSETITVTCPTCGKTVVWGEVSPFRPFCSKRCQLIDLGEWAAEEKRIPSNSDLSDSDGWSEEKE is encoded by the coding sequence ATGTCAGAAACCATTACCGTCACTTGTCCCACCTGCGGGAAAACCGTCGTCTGGGGTGAAGTGAGCCCGTTCCGCCCGTTCTGTTCCAAACGTTGTCAGTTAATTGATTTAGGTGAATGGGCAGCGGAAGAGAAACGCATTCCCAGCAATAGCGATCTGTCAGACAGTGACGGCTGGAGCGAAGAAAAAGAGTAA
- the mutT gene encoding 8-oxo-dGTP diphosphatase MutT — MKTLQIAVGIIRNARNEIFITRRAADAHMANKLEFPGGKIEANETPEQAVIRELQEEVGITPLNATLFEKLDYQFPDRHITLWFWLVESWEGEPWGKEGQPGEWIAAEALNMEDFPPANEPVIARLIQSL, encoded by the coding sequence ATGAAAACACTGCAAATTGCCGTCGGCATTATCCGTAATGCCCGCAACGAAATTTTTATCACCCGTCGTGCCGCCGATGCCCATATGGCGAATAAACTGGAATTCCCCGGTGGAAAAATAGAAGCGAATGAAACCCCGGAACAGGCGGTAATTCGGGAGTTGCAGGAAGAAGTCGGCATTACTCCGCTGAACGCTACGCTTTTTGAGAAGCTGGACTATCAGTTCCCGGATCGACATATCACGCTGTGGTTCTGGCTGGTGGAAAGCTGGGAAGGGGAGCCGTGGGGTAAAGAGGGGCAGCCAGGGGAATGGATCGCCGCTGAGGCGCTGAATATGGAAGATTTTCCGCCCGCAAACGAGCCGGTAATCGCCAGGCTGATTCAGTCTTTGTAG
- the zapD gene encoding cell division protein ZapD encodes MHTQVLFEHPLNEKMRTWLRIEFLIQQLSSHLPIDSHASALHFFRNAGDLLDVFERGEVRTELLKELERQQRKLQAWKEVPGVDQSRIDALRQQLKNAGSILISAPRIGQYLREDRLIGLVRQRLSIPGGCCSFDLPTLHIWLHMPQAQRDAQVNAWLASLNPLNQALTLILDLIRNSAPFRKQTSLNGFYQDNGEDADLLRLELPLALQLYPQISGHKSRFAIRFMPLDSDRGTVPERLDFELACC; translated from the coding sequence ATGCACACCCAGGTCCTTTTTGAACATCCTCTCAATGAGAAAATGCGTACATGGCTACGTATCGAGTTTTTGATTCAACAACTCTCCAGTCATCTGCCCATCGACAGTCATGCCAGCGCATTGCATTTTTTCCGCAATGCCGGGGATTTGCTGGACGTGTTCGAGCGTGGGGAAGTGCGTACGGAATTACTGAAAGAACTCGAACGCCAGCAGCGAAAACTTCAGGCGTGGAAAGAGGTCCCGGGTGTTGATCAAAGCCGAATTGACGCACTGCGCCAACAGTTGAAAAACGCTGGCAGCATCTTGATTTCCGCTCCGCGCATAGGTCAATACTTACGTGAAGACAGGTTGATTGGACTGGTTCGCCAGAGACTGAGCATCCCTGGTGGGTGCTGTAGTTTTGATTTACCCACCCTGCATATTTGGTTGCATATGCCACAAGCGCAGCGCGACGCTCAGGTCAATGCCTGGCTTGCCAGCCTGAACCCGCTTAATCAAGCGCTAACGCTGATCCTCGATTTGATTCGCAACTCAGCACCGTTCCGTAAGCAAACCAGTTTGAACGGTTTTTATCAGGACAATGGGGAAGATGCCGATTTGCTGCGTCTTGAGTTACCGTTAGCGTTACAGCTTTATCCGCAAATCTCCGGACATAAAAGCCGTTTTGCGATTCGTTTTATGCCGCTTGATAGCGACCGGGGCACCGTCCCTGAGCGCCTCGATTTCGAGCTGGCCTGCTGTTAA